GATGATTTTTGTGGGTGATACTCCTAATAAAAATAGGTGCAAAAGAATACGTTGCTCCTGTGGTGTACGCTGATTATTTGCATAGCGTTTTCTGTAAATAGGCATTCCTGACGATACAACCAAAGCTTTTGGGTAGTCTTACCAACTCTACCAATTTTTGGACAAGCGATAAAAGCGGGCTGCGATCGCAGCCCCCAACAGGAGCAACGCGAAAAAGTGAGATCCTCGTGAAATAGGCTCTCTTAGGCAGGGCTACGGTGTACACACAAGTTATCGAATCACTACCAGTCCTCGAATTACCCCACCCTAACCCTCCCCTTATAAAGGGGAGGGAACTGGATTTTCCGGTTTCCCCCCTTTTTAAGGAGGGATTAAGGGGGTAATTAGACTTGTGTGTACACCGCAATTTAGGCAGGGGGAGCAGGGGGAGCAGGGGGAGTAAAGAGGCATTTTTAGTATTTTTTACGACCGTTACAGATTGCTTCTACATTTATTTCTTTCTCTTCCCCTGCCTCCCCTGCCTCCCCTACCTCCCCTACCTCCTGCCTCCCCTGCCTCCTGCCTCCCCTGCCTCCCCTGCCTCCCCTACTTACCCATCTCACTCTTAGAGCATTGCTCCCACCCCCAACTAATAGCCCAAACCAAGCATTGGAATGTGCCGCCCTTTTTCAAAGAGGAAAGCTTTTGAGATGGGGGAATAACTGTTGACTATTGACTTCCAAGGTAACGGTACTAGCTGTTTGAGGAACTGGCTTGATTGAGAAGGTCAATAGCATCTTGGTCGAGTTTTATATTGACAGCTTTGACGATCTCGTTGAGTTGCTCAACCTTTGTTGCACTAACTATAGGGGAGGTAATGGTCGGATTAGCAATGAGCCACGCCAGAGAAACTTGGGTAGGAGTAGAATTATAAGTCTTTGCTACTTGATCAATTGCCTTTAGAATTTCAAAACCACGAGGGTTTAAATATCTTTTTACAGAATTACCACGGAGACTAATAGACAAATCTTCCTCTGAGCGATATTTCCCAGAGAGAAAGCCACTGCACAGAGAAGAATAGCTAATTACACCAATTCCATGTTCTTGGCAAATTTGTTGTAAATCCTGCTCATAACCATCTCGATCGTACAAGTTATAACGGGGCTGAAGGCTTTCGTAGCGAGGATAACCATGCTGACGGCTAATTTCTAACGCCTGTAGCAGACGAGAACCACTATAGTTTGAAGCACCAATCGCACGGACTTTTCCCTGACGAATTAATTCCCCGTAGGTTTCAAGAGTTTCTTCAAGTGGAGTAGTTTCATCGTCGATGTGCGATTGATATAAATCAATATAATCAGTTTGTAACCTTTGCAATGAGTCTTCAACAGCTTCTAGGATGTGTTTGCGAGAAAGCCCTTTGCCTTTAACACCCATATCGTTGCCAACCTTAGTTGCAATCACCACTTGGTCGCGATGACCACGCTGCTTGAGCCATTTTCCTAAAATTGTCTCAGACTCTCCACCAATATTTCCTGGAACCCACTTAGAATAGACATCAGCTGTGTCAATAAAATTACCTCCAGCCGCCATAAAGTGATCTAAAATCTCAAATGAACTATTTTCATCAATTGTCCAGCCAAAAACGTTACCACCAAAAGATATTGGTGAGACTTCTAGTCCTGAATGTCCAAGTTTACGTCTTTCTGTAATGACCATGAGTATTATTGGTTAATAATTAAGGATAATAGCGATCGCTGAACGCACCCAACCATAGGTCATAGTGCGTATAGTAATTCTATAAGAATAGTATTAATTAACTTTGCGTTGATAACCTTGCCAATATTTTTCTTTTAGCTGGCCTTTTTGTAATTTGCCGCTTGGTGTTCTTGGTAAAGATGCAACAAATTCTACACTCCTGGGTAACTTGAAATCAGCAAGTTTACCTCGGACAAAGTTGATGATATCTAGTGCTGTTGCTTTAATTCCTGGTTTTAAAACTACAATAGCTTTAATACTCTCTCCCCAGTCTTCATCAGGAACACCAATAACTGCAACTTCAGCAATTGCTGGATATTCATATAGAATATTTTCAATCTCTGCTGGATAGACATTTTCTCCGGCATAGCAGATCATATCTTTTAGGCGATCGCAAATATAGAGATAACCCTCGTCGTCAAAGTAACCTGCATCTCCAGTATGAATCCAGCCATCAACTAGCGTATTAGCCGTAGCCTCTGGTAATTTCCAATAACCAATCATATTTGCAGGTGATTTTATACAGATTTCACCTACTTCACCAATAGCTAAGGCTTTTCTTTGATGATTCAAAATAGTGAGGGAGACACCAGGAAAAGGTTTACCCGCAGATTTAAGCCTAGCTAGATTTGCAGAAATATGGGCATTTGCAAGCAAACTAACGGCACAATTTCCCGTTTCAGTCATACCATAAATTTGTACAAAGTTACAATCAAATGTCACCATTGCTTCTTTTAACAGTAATTCTGCAATGGGAGAACCCCCATAAACAATGTATTCAAGTGATGAAAAATCCGTCTGTTGACAACTAGGTTCAGTCAACAGAACTTGAAGCATTGCAGGAACCATACAAGTTTTAGTAATGCGGTATTTTTCTATAGCTTCTAAAACCTCAATTCCCACAAAAGCTTGCAGCAAAATATTTTCGGCTCCAGATGCTAAACCACGGATAGCCCACCATAAACCCCCAATATGAAAGAAAGGGATGACTAACAGGCTTTTATCTGTTGGACTCCAATTTATCCAAGTTTCATTTTGCTTGACTATTTCTTTCGCAATGGCAAAAAAACTATAATGTCCTAGTTGAACACCCTTCGGACGACCAGTTGTACCACTGGTGTAAATTTGCACTACTACATGATTTTCCTCAACGAGAACATTAGGTTGAATATCGCTGGATTGTTGATACCAAGCATCGTAACTTAAGCAATTTTCTTCCGTTTTTTCTAAGGAAATGAAAGTTGTAACGCTATTGACTTCGTTCCTAATATATGTAATTAACGAATTAAATTCAGAACCAAAAAATATAATTTCAACATGAGCATCTGTAAGAATATAGCTGACTTCTGAAGCAGCTAACCGCCAATTAATTGGGACAAAGACGGCATTGATTTTGGCACAAGCAAATAAGATTTCAAAACTAGCCAGTGAATCTTTAGCTAATATTGCAACTCGCATAGGCGTAGCCCCTCGGAGACATTGCGTTTTCGCCCCTTGCTCTAAAAGTGCATTAGCTACTTGATTACTCCGTGTATCTAGCTGTAGATAAGTGAGCGTTCTATCCTGAAAAGTCAACGCTTTGACATCTGGAAATTGACGTGATTGCACACGTGCTAAATCCGCTAATGTTGTAATTTCATCGTTATGTATCATCGATATGACTCCAAAATTCAGTTCAACGAAGAGGCAGGGGGAAGGGGGGAAATGACCCCTTCCCCCTGCGGTGGAGCGGAGCGGAACATGGGTCTGAATCCCCCTTTCTGTTCCTTCTCCCCTGCTCCCTGCTCCCTGCTCCCTTGCCTCTTTTTCAACCCTCTTTTTGATGCAAATTTAGCGATCGCACTGTCCCCAAGTGTTCTTGTAATTGTTGGGCAAGGATATTCAGGTTTGGAGGGTGGATGATGGTGAAATGATTACCATCAACAATCTCTGTATGGGTTCTACCCGTAGTGTATTGACTCCAGTCTGTTTGAGCTAGCCTTTTTTCAAGCCGCTCTGAAGCCCACCAAATATAGAGGCTAGCTTGAATTGGGGGAGGAGAGTAACCTCTGAACAGTTGTTCATGAATCTTGTCAAGAGCCACTTGTTTTTCCAAAATCTCAAAAGAAATCTCCGTTGAGAGGAAATTTTTTTCTTGTCCCCAAACCATCATCCGCCGCAGACTTTCAAAATAAGGTAAGTCTACAAGCTCCTCTCGTAGTGCCTGTTTTTCAGTAGAATTAATAGTCATAACAGCATCGGCGAAAGCTTTGCTGATTCTCAATGCGAGTTCTAGTAAGAGGTCTTCGTAAGCTGGGCCATTATCTGGAACTAAAAAACCATCCAAAAGTCCAACCAAACCCACCTTCTCGCCTTGCTGCTCTAACTGTTTCGCAACACTCACAGCAAGGGCCCCTCCCATAGACCAACCAACAAGAAAATAAGGGCCATTGGGCTGATGCTGGCGAATGGCGTTAGCGTATTCAACAGCCATAAGATCAATGCTGTGATGCTCAACAGCCGGGTCATTGAGAGCGCGGGACTGTAAACCGTAGACAGGTTGATCCGATCCAAGACAGGCTGCTAGATGCTGATAAACTATTACCTGTCCCCCTGCTGAGTGCATACAAAAAAGTGGTGGCTGAGTTCCTTTAGCTTGGATTGGAACTAAACATGAGGGTGATACTGAAGCAGAAGTATTATTTATGAGAAAATTTGCTAACCCTGCCACGGTGGGATACTGGAAAAGTACGCTCAGAGGGATATTTCTGCTAAATTTTTGATTAATTTTCGACATTAGTTGAGCAGCTAATAAGGAATGTCCGCCCAACTCAAAAAAATTGTCTTGAATGCTAATCTGCTTAAACTTGAAGATTTTAGCCCAAATTGTTACCAGTAGTTCTTCAACAGGATTTGCAGGTAGTTCAAAAGTTTTTTCTAACTCCAGTCTAGTGCGATCGCGTGCGGGAAGCACTTGAAGATCCACCTTACCGTTAGGTGTTAGCGGGAAGGACTCTAGCGTTACGAAGGCAGAGGGAACCATGTACCCCGGCAGTTTTTCTTTCAGAAAACCGCGCAATTCCCTAACAACAACAGCCTCTTTTTGCTTCAAAACTATATAAGCTACGAGATCCTTTTCTCCTGGCACATTTTCCTGGACTATAACTATGCCAGTACTGACGGCTGGGTGTTGGTTTAATACAGCTTCAATTTCCCCCAATTCGATGCGGAAGCCGCGAATCTTTACTTGACGATCAATTCGACCAAGAAACTCGATGTTACCATCCGGGAGGTAGCGGGCTAAGTCTCCAGTTTTATACAGACGTTTTAGCTCTCCTTTAACCCCCGATTTCTCTCTTCCCTTGGTAATTGCTAATGGGTTAGGGATGAATTTTTGCTTGGTCAAATCTGGGTGGTTGAGGTAGCCTCTAGCAACACCAGCACCACCTATATACAGTTCTCCAGAAACACCTATGGGAGTCGGTTGTAGATAATTATCCAATATGTACACTTGAGCATGAGAAATGGGATTGCCAATTGGTACGTTTTTTCTCTCAAGTTTTATTGATGTTGAATCGGATAATTGACAGAGTGTAGTGACTACAGTTGCTTCAGTGGGGCCGTATGTGTTTATTAGCTTCGGCAAAGAACCGACATACTGCTGCCACATTACTACTTGCTGCGGTAACACTCGCTCTCCTCCAATAATCACCAACCGTAATGACTCTGGGAAAGAAAAATTAGCGATCGCTAATTCCGAGACTAACTGATGCCAGTATGCTGTAGGTAAGTCTAAAACTGTCAATTGCCAATCCCGACAAGCTTGCACAAAATCAGGTACAGAACTCAACATTTCTTGAGTCCGCAGCACTAGCGTACCACCACAACTTAAGCAGGGATAGATTTCTTCTGCTGCTGCATCAAAACTAATGGAAGCAAATTGTAGTATGCGATCGTCTTGTTTGAGTTCGTATGCAGCCTTCGCTGTTTGGGTGAAATTGACTAAGGACTGATGTTCAATCATTACTCCTTTGGGTTTTCCAGTAGAACCGGAAGTATAAATCACATAAGCTAGATGCTCCGGCTTAACTCCACTAATCGGATTTTCTTGACTCTGGGACAGATTCACTGGCCAATCAGTATCCAAATAGACTATCTGCGCTGGATGCGACGGTAATTGACTTCCCAGCTTTTGTTGAGTCAACAATACTGAAACATCGGCATCTGACAACATAAACGTCAAACGCTCTTGGGGATAGGTGGGGTCTAGCGGTACATAAGCTCCACCCGCTTTCAGAATGCCCAAAAGTCCCACAACCATGTCTAAGGAGCGTTCCACATAAATACCCACCAACACCTCCGGCCCAACTTCTAAGGTTTGTAGGTAGTGTGCTAGTTGATTGGCTCGGACATTTAATTCCTGGTAAGTTAGTTGCTGGTCTTGAAACACCACTGCCAAAGCATCTGGGGTCAATTCCACTTGTGCTTCAAATAACTGATGAATACATTGCTGGGAATACTCTATCTGGGTGTTATTCCACTCCACTAACAATTGGTGTCGCTCAGTTTTGGTTAGTAGGGGCAATGACCAAATTTGCTGATCTGGATTGGTAATAATTGCTTCTAGCAAGGTTTGGAAATGACCCGCCATGCGGCTAATTGTCGTTTCGTCAAACAGATCGGTGTTGTATCTTAACAGACCAAGAAGTGATTCCTTGGTTTCCATCATGTCAAATACTAAATCATTCTGCCCTTCTTGCTGGGGAATGACAAAAGGCTCTAGCGATAACCCTCCCCAATCTTCTCTGGTTTTTGCTTGAGTGGATACGGATAATTCTATGTCTTCTCCCAACTCCTGTAATTTCATCAGATTAAAGGAGACGCGGAGAATTTTGGTTAGGCTGAGGTTATGGTTTACCTGGAATTGCTCAACTAATAAAGGTGAGGGATAATCTTGATGAGCGATCGCATCCAATACTGTATGGCGCACTTGAGTTAAAAGTTCAGAAAACCTAGGATTATCAGCAAGATTGACTCGCAAGGCGAGTATATTCACAAAGAAACCTACTGTCCTAGCGAATTCCGGCTGACTCCTACCCTCCGTTGGAGAAGCGACAATAATATCTTCCTGACCTGTGTAACGATGGATTAGCACTGCAAAGGCTGTTAGGAGAGTCATATAAAGGGTAGCTCCCAAAACTTTTGCTTGCTCTTTAAGCTGATAAGTCAACTCTTTACTTAACTCAAAAGTATAAGAAGCTCCCCGATGGTTCTGAAATTGCCCTCTAGGTCTATCTGTAGGTAAGTTAAGCACTGACACATCAGCCAACTGTTTCTGCCAGTAAGACCAAAGATGTTCTCCTATAGGACTTGCCAGCATTTTCTGCTGCCATTGTACGAAGTCTTTATACTGCCACTTATTGGGAAGTAAAGACACGACTTCACCAGTATTTTCTATTTGGTAGAGTAAACGCAACTCATCTAAAAGAATACCAAATGAGAAGCCATCAACAGCAATATGGTGTATTGCCAGTAAAAAAATATAATCTTGGGCAGAGCGAGTAAACAAACACAAGCGCAATACAGGCCCTCGTTCCAAATCAAAAGGATGCTGATAAGCCTCAATTACTTTTTTAGTTAGTTCTTCCCAGTTCCATGTTGCAGCGTCAGTTTCTTCAAGACAAACTTCCTGATATTCATGAATCTTTTGAAAAGGTTCAGCGTTATGTTCGCCAAATGTAGTCCGCAGCGTTGGATGGCGAATTACTAACTGCTGGCAAGCACGTTGTAAGGCTAAAATATTTAATCTGGAGCGGATGCGGACTGTAAACGCAATGTTATAAGCCCCGCTTTTTGGGGCAAATTGGTACATGAACCACAGCCCTTGCTGCCCGTAAGAAAGGGGATAAGATTTTGGGGTGTGAAACCCTTGATTGAGTAATTGTAATATTTCTGTTTTATGCTGCTTAATTTTATTCAGCAGTGGGATATTTAATACCTCTTTTGGCCCACGATAACGCAGACGTTCTCCATCGAGAAACAATTCTACATTTTGTTGCAAAAGGTCTTTGAGAAACTCAGCTATATTCATATTTCACCTTCTAGCCACTCCCCATCATTTATTTTGATTGGGGCTAATTTTGGCTCATCTTGGCTGAGAATTGGCAATTGCTCAGGAGATACAGATTCACTATTTCCATTTATTAGCTGTTCAATTACTATTGTTGCCAAACTAGCAACAGTAGAATCTTTCATGAATTTGACCGCAGGTACATCTACTTCCAAGTCGCTTCTCAGTCTATTTCTCAGTTTAACAGCTATCAAAGAATCGAGTCCCAGATGATTAAGAGGTTGCTGTACGTCTAGTTGGGATGCATTTATCCCAATGGCTTTGGCGATGTGTTCTTGAAGATAAGCGATTAAGACTGCTTGGCGATCGCTCGTACTCAAACACAAAATATTATCATTATTTAGTAGCATCTAAATAAAAACCTATGCGCTTATAGATTGATGATTCTCATCAAGGGTTTCTTGCGGTTCACTGTTTAATACAGCGATGGTTACATCACCTTCAGACCAGCCTCCATTTTTTTCATAAAAGGCACATGAAGTCTTCAAGATAATTAAATTCCCACGGACAGAATATTTATTGATTGATAGACTTCCTTGAAAATGATTAGAATTTATTGGTTTTCTAAAGGTACTAGAAAACTTAACAATCAGAAAATTACTAAGTTGTCGCCGCTTATAGGTTTCTAAATCCCAGTCTCTCATCACTTCTAACAAATTATTTTCAATTAAATAAGCAACCATGATATAGAATAACTGGTTGTAACAAATGTTGAATTCTACCGAATTAAAGTGCCCGGTGGCTGCAATGTAGCAAGATTCTGGAATAGAAAAGTCACCTGTTACCAACCATAATCCTTGACGATCGCTGCTTGATTCACCAACTAATTCAGGACATTTAAACTGTGCCTTTCTCAAATATTTGCAATCATCTTTATATGGTTCCAAGAACACATCTAATAAAACTTGGCTTACGTCATCTGTCTTGCTAACTTTGGGATTTATATTCATAACTATCCTGTCAATAAATTAGGAAACATAAAATGGTAAGCCGTCATAAATACCTATGCGATAGCTTACACTTTTCTCACCTTTTGGTACTGAAGATGCTTTGTGATTAAGTGTTCTGTTATCCCATAAAAGAATGTCGCCTTCTTTCCAGATGTGCGTATGAATATGCTCATCACACTCAATAAATGAAAATAATTCTTGTAAAAGTTCTTGACTTGTTTCATAATCAAGACCTTTGATACCAGTAGTAAAACCTTGGCTCATATACAAGATTTTTTCATGAGTCGCTGGGTGCATAATCACAGCCGGATGTTTAACAGATGGAAATTTCTTTTCAAAGTCATTCAAAATATCTATGATGGCTTTGTCTATATCCCACTCTTGCACTTTATAACGCCATTTCGCTTCATGTACCATGTATTTTCCATCAATGTAGCTTCTTAAATTTGGAGCTAACTTTTTATAAACTTGCTGCATATCGATATAGTAGGTTTCTCTAACCGAATTTGGCAGCACCTTTGGGTACAACATGGTAAGTGGCAACGGTTGATCAAGAAATGCACAATCAGTATGCCAGTATCGACCTGTTCCTGCAACGCCAAATTTTTTCCCATCTTTTGAGACATTGGAAGATACAAAAATTTCAGGATAGTCCGGGTGATGATAATTTTCTTGAGGGTATATTTGTGGCGTACCAATTTTTTTAGCAAATTCTATATATTGGTAATCACTAATATTTTGTCCTCTAAAAACTACTATTTTATGGTCGTATACAAGTTTTTTAATGATATTAACTTCTGCTTCGCTAATCAAAGCTACATCTATCTCTAAAATTTCCGCTCCAATTTTTTCTGAAACTGGTTGATTGATTTTCATGATATTCATTATTGTATTGGAATTTTTCAAGTTATTAATTAATGAGATTTGGTGCTTTTAGAGAATTATGAAAATAGTCTAATAGGACTTACGTAAAATCATGAAAAAACGAACCGCAAAGGACGCAAAGGACACAAATAAATAAGAGTTCCAGAGAGTTTTTGCGTAAGTTCTATCTAATTTATTACTAGCCTTGGCCACTAGAAGTCAAGGCTATACAGACAAAACCCGCTTCCGTCGGTTAAAAACCTGTGATTACATCTATTACAAAATAATAAATTTTACACAGATAAATTTAGCTGTCCATTACCAAAATTATTTAGTTGTAAGAATGGTTGTTTAGAGTGTTCCAAAAAATAAATGATCTAAAACCCGCCGTTGCGAACGCTCACGATGACAATTGGGCATTTTTTACTTGGAGTACTCTTAGAGGAATGAAAAGATAAATGACTTACTATCTTGCCATATTTTTTGTGATTATTGATAGTGTTCATCTTTTTTGCAACTCAAGGGTTAAGCATATAGCATACTAATAGTGTTTAGCAAGTAGCAATAGATAACTATTTTTAATACCTTTTAAAATAGACAAAAAATATTAAGTTTTTATTCCTTATATAAATGATTAATGGCTTATTTGTAAATTAATGCCAAGTATTACAGGCTGTCTTTTGACTTAAAGCTCTGTTTGATTAAATAATATCTAATACTTTTCTGCAACTCCAAACAAATTAATGCTATACACCAAGAGTCGTTGCTCCAACTAATTGATAGTTGAGACTAATAGACTTGATGTTTGTGTGTGTCAATAACTCATTACGACTAATACCTATAAAGTAGTAGTCTGCCAATAAAATTTTGAGGCATGAATCAATTTTTCTCTTCCTTTGCGTTCTTACGTCCTTCGTGGTTCGTTCCTTAAATAATGGGAAAATCAACAGTTTCAAGCAAGGATAAATTACCTCTTTGGCAGCCGTTGACTGTACGCGACTTCCTGCTATTGTTTATTGGTGAAAGTGTTTCACTTTTAGGAGATCAATTTTTCTTAGTGGCATTGCCTTGGTTGACTATCCAGTTGACTCATTCTCCTGTCAGCTTGGGTGCGGTGCTAATGGCAGCAGCAGTTCCGCGTGCTATTTTAATGTTGCTTGGTGGTGTCGTTAGCGATCGCATCTCACCCCGGTTACTCATGCTTGTTTCCCATACTTTATGTGCGCTACTGACAGCTTTACTGACGATACTGGTTTGGTTCCAAGGGACACAGATATGGCTTCTTTACCTATTTGCTATTAGCTTTGGAATCATAGAAGGCTTTTCCATCCCAGCCGCGAGGTCAATTATCCCTACCCTCGTCAACCAGGAGCAGTTGACAGCTAGTAACACCTTGAGTCAGGGAGCTACTCAACTGATTGTGCTGATTGGGCCAGCATTAGGCGGTTTGCTGATTGCTACCGTTGGTATTGAAAAAGCATTTGCAATTGATGCTGCCAGTTTCGTTTTCTCAGTCGCAACACTTTTGCTGATGAAAGGCGGCCGTAAGGAAAGTGTTGTGAATGACAAGTCTATTACGAAACCTTCCTTAAGGAGCAAGAGTCTAAGTTTAATCGCCGGTATTCGGGAGGGACTCAATTATGTTTGGCATAATCCAGGACTGAGAGCAGTTTTGCTGGTCATAACGGCGATCAATCTTTTTTTCCTCGGCCCATTAGAAGTTGGCATCACATCATTGGCTCAAAGTCGCTTTTCAGGAGGTGCGATCGCATTAGGAACAATGAAGTCAGCTTGGGGTGGTGGTGCGCTATTAGGGACACTGATGACTGGAGTTCTTCGCTATCCTCCACGGATGGGAGTTTTGATGCTGAGTCTCGCTAGCATCCAAGGCTTTGGTCTATTCTTGCTTGGTTTTATACCAAATATATTATTAGCTAGTATCACAATTGCGATACTAGGTTGTTGTAGCGGCTTTTTTACTGTTTTAGGAATTACCTGGATTCAAAAGCAAACTCCTTCTGAAATGTTAGGAAGAGTTATGAGTTTAGGGATGTTCTCTGCCTTTGGGATTGCTCCGTTTTCTTACGCTTTAGCTGGCTTATTAGCTGATTTAAATCTGATTATTCTTTTTTCTGTGGCAGGTGGAATTATAGTTATAATCAATACTTTATTGGCAGCAAATCCATCAGTTCGCAGTATAGAGTAATTAGTCTACTAGCGGTTCTCGTTTAAGTGAGGTACACCCATAGGGGCACAAGTAGCCAAAAGTAAAACTGAGTTCTTACCTAGATTGAGACTTTTAATAGTTTGTGTTTGAAATGCGATCGCAGTACTCTAGATGTTATTAGCAAAATATTCATCCAGCTACTGCTCGGCAAATCAGGATAAGAAAATGAGAGAACATATCAGCCAGAAGAAACAAACTACAGGCTTCTCAATCCCATCCCTGAAACACCCGATCCTCGGATTTGGCTTGAAGTCATCGGCAATTTCACGCCAAGCAGTTCCTGAAATGCAACCACTCCACAAACCAGTTACTCACAATATCAGTCGCATACCACTGCGTTCCCAAGCAAAACTCTCAATTAGCGAGCCTGGAGATATCTACGAACAGGAA
This genomic interval from Nostoc sp. KVJ3 contains the following:
- a CDS encoding acyl carrier protein; this encodes MLLNNDNILCLSTSDRQAVLIAYLQEHIAKAIGINASQLDVQQPLNHLGLDSLIAVKLRNRLRSDLEVDVPAVKFMKDSTVASLATIVIEQLINGNSESVSPEQLPILSQDEPKLAPIKINDGEWLEGEI
- a CDS encoding amino acid adenylation domain-containing protein, encoding MNIAEFLKDLLQQNVELFLDGERLRYRGPKEVLNIPLLNKIKQHKTEILQLLNQGFHTPKSYPLSYGQQGLWFMYQFAPKSGAYNIAFTVRIRSRLNILALQRACQQLVIRHPTLRTTFGEHNAEPFQKIHEYQEVCLEETDAATWNWEELTKKVIEAYQHPFDLERGPVLRLCLFTRSAQDYIFLLAIHHIAVDGFSFGILLDELRLLYQIENTGEVVSLLPNKWQYKDFVQWQQKMLASPIGEHLWSYWQKQLADVSVLNLPTDRPRGQFQNHRGASYTFELSKELTYQLKEQAKVLGATLYMTLLTAFAVLIHRYTGQEDIIVASPTEGRSQPEFARTVGFFVNILALRVNLADNPRFSELLTQVRHTVLDAIAHQDYPSPLLVEQFQVNHNLSLTKILRVSFNLMKLQELGEDIELSVSTQAKTREDWGGLSLEPFVIPQQEGQNDLVFDMMETKESLLGLLRYNTDLFDETTISRMAGHFQTLLEAIITNPDQQIWSLPLLTKTERHQLLVEWNNTQIEYSQQCIHQLFEAQVELTPDALAVVFQDQQLTYQELNVRANQLAHYLQTLEVGPEVLVGIYVERSLDMVVGLLGILKAGGAYVPLDPTYPQERLTFMLSDADVSVLLTQQKLGSQLPSHPAQIVYLDTDWPVNLSQSQENPISGVKPEHLAYVIYTSGSTGKPKGVMIEHQSLVNFTQTAKAAYELKQDDRILQFASISFDAAAEEIYPCLSCGGTLVLRTQEMLSSVPDFVQACRDWQLTVLDLPTAYWHQLVSELAIANFSFPESLRLVIIGGERVLPQQVVMWQQYVGSLPKLINTYGPTEATVVTTLCQLSDSTSIKLERKNVPIGNPISHAQVYILDNYLQPTPIGVSGELYIGGAGVARGYLNHPDLTKQKFIPNPLAITKGREKSGVKGELKRLYKTGDLARYLPDGNIEFLGRIDRQVKIRGFRIELGEIEAVLNQHPAVSTGIVIVQENVPGEKDLVAYIVLKQKEAVVVRELRGFLKEKLPGYMVPSAFVTLESFPLTPNGKVDLQVLPARDRTRLELEKTFELPANPVEELLVTIWAKIFKFKQISIQDNFFELGGHSLLAAQLMSKINQKFSRNIPLSVLFQYPTVAGLANFLINNTSASVSPSCLVPIQAKGTQPPLFCMHSAGGQVIVYQHLAACLGSDQPVYGLQSRALNDPAVEHHSIDLMAVEYANAIRQHQPNGPYFLVGWSMGGALAVSVAKQLEQQGEKVGLVGLLDGFLVPDNGPAYEDLLLELALRISKAFADAVMTINSTEKQALREELVDLPYFESLRRMMVWGQEKNFLSTEISFEILEKQVALDKIHEQLFRGYSPPPIQASLYIWWASERLEKRLAQTDWSQYTTGRTHTEIVDGNHFTIIHPPNLNILAQQLQEHLGTVRSLNLHQKEG
- a CDS encoding aldo/keto reductase: MVITERRKLGHSGLEVSPISFGGNVFGWTIDENSSFEILDHFMAAGGNFIDTADVYSKWVPGNIGGESETILGKWLKQRGHRDQVVIATKVGNDMGVKGKGLSRKHILEAVEDSLQRLQTDYIDLYQSHIDDETTPLEETLETYGELIRQGKVRAIGASNYSGSRLLQALEISRQHGYPRYESLQPRYNLYDRDGYEQDLQQICQEHGIGVISYSSLCSGFLSGKYRSEEDLSISLRGNSVKRYLNPRGFEILKAIDQVAKTYNSTPTQVSLAWLIANPTITSPIVSATKVEQLNEIVKAVNIKLDQDAIDLLNQASSSNS
- a CDS encoding MFS transporter, whose translation is MGKSTVSSKDKLPLWQPLTVRDFLLLFIGESVSLLGDQFFLVALPWLTIQLTHSPVSLGAVLMAAAVPRAILMLLGGVVSDRISPRLLMLVSHTLCALLTALLTILVWFQGTQIWLLYLFAISFGIIEGFSIPAARSIIPTLVNQEQLTASNTLSQGATQLIVLIGPALGGLLIATVGIEKAFAIDAASFVFSVATLLLMKGGRKESVVNDKSITKPSLRSKSLSLIAGIREGLNYVWHNPGLRAVLLVITAINLFFLGPLEVGITSLAQSRFSGGAIALGTMKSAWGGGALLGTLMTGVLRYPPRMGVLMLSLASIQGFGLFLLGFIPNILLASITIAILGCCSGFFTVLGITWIQKQTPSEMLGRVMSLGMFSAFGIAPFSYALAGLLADLNLIILFSVAGGIIVIINTLLAANPSVRSIE
- a CDS encoding FcoT family thioesterase, translated to MNINPKVSKTDDVSQVLLDVFLEPYKDDCKYLRKAQFKCPELVGESSSDRQGLWLVTGDFSIPESCYIAATGHFNSVEFNICYNQLFYIMVAYLIENNLLEVMRDWDLETYKRRQLSNFLIVKFSSTFRKPINSNHFQGSLSINKYSVRGNLIILKTSCAFYEKNGGWSEGDVTIAVLNSEPQETLDENHQSISA
- a CDS encoding long-chain-fatty-acid--CoA ligase, whose translation is MIHNDEITTLADLARVQSRQFPDVKALTFQDRTLTYLQLDTRSNQVANALLEQGAKTQCLRGATPMRVAILAKDSLASFEILFACAKINAVFVPINWRLAASEVSYILTDAHVEIIFFGSEFNSLITYIRNEVNSVTTFISLEKTEENCLSYDAWYQQSSDIQPNVLVEENHVVVQIYTSGTTGRPKGVQLGHYSFFAIAKEIVKQNETWINWSPTDKSLLVIPFFHIGGLWWAIRGLASGAENILLQAFVGIEVLEAIEKYRITKTCMVPAMLQVLLTEPSCQQTDFSSLEYIVYGGSPIAELLLKEAMVTFDCNFVQIYGMTETGNCAVSLLANAHISANLARLKSAGKPFPGVSLTILNHQRKALAIGEVGEICIKSPANMIGYWKLPEATANTLVDGWIHTGDAGYFDDEGYLYICDRLKDMICYAGENVYPAEIENILYEYPAIAEVAVIGVPDEDWGESIKAIVVLKPGIKATALDIINFVRGKLADFKLPRSVEFVASLPRTPSGKLQKGQLKEKYWQGYQRKVN
- a CDS encoding TauD/TfdA dioxygenase family protein, giving the protein MKINQPVSEKIGAEILEIDVALISEAEVNIIKKLVYDHKIVVFRGQNISDYQYIEFAKKIGTPQIYPQENYHHPDYPEIFVSSNVSKDGKKFGVAGTGRYWHTDCAFLDQPLPLTMLYPKVLPNSVRETYYIDMQQVYKKLAPNLRSYIDGKYMVHEAKWRYKVQEWDIDKAIIDILNDFEKKFPSVKHPAVIMHPATHEKILYMSQGFTTGIKGLDYETSQELLQELFSFIECDEHIHTHIWKEGDILLWDNRTLNHKASSVPKGEKSVSYRIGIYDGLPFYVS